In Panicum virgatum strain AP13 chromosome 5K, P.virgatum_v5, whole genome shotgun sequence, the genomic window GAAAAAAAGGTATACTAATTATCTTCTTGTCaatgaaaaagataaaaatgcaacaaaaaagtGCAGTATGACTAATCCTTCCTACCAGTTACAGCCTCTGTATCTGCAGCAGTTCCTGCTCCACAGCAATAGATATTTGGTGCCATATAATGAATTTTCTCACAGTTCTTGTCAGCAACGATAGGCCCCTCGGTTGCCCTTGTGTCTGCCCCAAGAACAACACCATCCTAGAAAAGAACATAAAGTGATGAGTGATCCAAGTTATATATCACATAATGGTTAACGTCCCGGCCATACATGTAAGGTCCATGGATAGAACAGACTGTGGACGAGTAGTTCTATCAATCAATGAAGTTGCTCAAACTGTAAGGTGCTCTATTTCTGTGGCATCTAAAAATCACTAATACTGAATGGAAATGCAGGCCAGATTTGTTAAAACAGCTCAACTCTGCTACAGGCACATAAAAAGCAGATGCTAGTAGCCTAGGATCAACTAATCTGCCATATCGCAGAgctaaacataaaaaaaaaaaagtaaactgaccagtgcgtgtgcgtgtgtgtacataccgcAAAAACCAAACCGACAATTGTAGTGCCAGTCTTTCTGAAACCAGGAACCTTGAGGCCCTTCTTCTCCAGCATGCCATTCCTGGGGCACAGATCAAAGCTGAAACCGCCCTTGGCAGGGACATCCATTGACGCAACCATCCTGCATAACAGTCAAAACACTTCAGTAAACCTTGTTTCAGGTTTCCTTACGATCATTAGCTTCGCTTCAATCCCAGCAATATGGCCCCTCAAATAAAATTCCAGTAATGCttgttgttctgtttttttctgTTTACTCAGGTATAAGATGGGCTGCTGTCGAGAGCTCGTTCCCACCGCAGCTTAAACAAGACGTTACATCAAATCAAATCGAACAACATCTAAACGAAAATCAAACCTTACAAATTACAGCGGGGGCATGTTAAGAGTTTCCTAGCCGTTCAAATCCTCCAGAGCATAGATAAGAAGCGCACTTTACACACACGCGATCAATCAGATGAATGGAACCAAACAATCGAGGAGACCGAGCGCCTCAACCCGCCTTGTTCCGCCAATGGCCACGGAATCAAAGCACGGGGCAAGGCGAACCCCTCCTACCCCGCCGCCGATCCAGAGTGAACCGCCCGTACAGGCGAGGAAGAAACAAGAGCGCGAAGTAAAAGCGGAGATGCGCGCCGCAACCGCACCTGAGAACGGGTTCGGGTCAGACGCGCAGCGAAGAAGCGACGAACTCTGGCACCGACCGCCTCGAGCTCGGgtcgacggcggcagcagcagcaaagttTGGGTTGGGGAAGAAGAAAGAACAGAAGAGGGCAGTACGGGGCCGCCTACTCGTGATGGGCCTGGGCCGTCCGAACAGGGCCCTGGTACATGGGCCCTCACGGtgggccgccctcgccgtgtGAGGTTAGATGGGCCGGGTAGGGTTGGGCTTCCGTAACGGGCCTAGGCCGTGCTGCGCCCTCCAAccaggccagcagcagcagtgttCCAATGATCTGTCCGCTCAAACGCCCGCCAACATTGCTGTGTTTGGTTATGGCTGAAAAAAATTTAGCGAAAACTTTTTGTTCCtctgaccactaatttagagtattaaatgaagtctaattacaaaaccacctccacaaccccttAAATCgcgaggcatttgaccgcgtgattagaggttggttactgtagcatcactgtatcaaatcatcaattaattaccatcattagattcatctcaaaaaGTGACGTGTCACTGAAAAAGGGTTTTACAAAtggttttacaaataaattacatttagtactccatgccgAAGTTTGTATTTTTGTGAAATCTTGATGTGACAAGAAACCAAATGCGGCATGAATCGTAAGTTCAGAACAAGCTCcactgtcttttttttttgaaaagaaaaactccACTGTCTTACGGTATCAACCACGAGAACACACTAAGACTAGATTCATGCATACAATTCCGCATTTTTTTACCACTGAGATGTACTCAAAAGCAGGCAAGAAAGGGGATAGATTCATGAACACCTAACACTACTGCATTACATGACCCTAATACCGTCATGGCTTCTTCCCTCCATCCCATATACTACTTACTAGCAAGTTACTATTAGCAGCAACACGGAAAGACATCAAAAAGGGGCAAGGCCACGCCCGTTCTCCTCCACCCGGGACCTTTTCTACAAGCTGGCGATCCATGGAACAGAACAGAGCATGGATGGTCCAGCTTCAGCAGTCGGCTGCAGCCCTCTTCCTGCCCCCGCCTGCTCTCAGCTGCAGAAGAAGAGAACACCACGCGTGCCCATTCATTTCAGTCAGTGGATGAAGAACCTGAAAGCCGGAACCTGTGGGGGGACCAGAAATAGAAATTCCACGCCACTTGGGAGTTGGGACTCACCGACGAGGCCGGCAGGTCGGAGCTCCTGAGCACGCGCAGCCTCTTGGCGGCGGCCACGAACATCCTGCGGCGGAGATGGGCACGTGAGAATTCGATGAAATCGACATCGTGAGTTCGTGACTGATGCAGACAGACAGATGCTTTTCAGTTTCCACTCACTCCCAGGGGACGTCGCCGACCAGCACCCGGTcgccctcctcgtcctcgtacACCAGCGTGTACTCGCCGCCGATCACgggctcctcggcctcctccgccccctCGCCGCAGCGCCTgcccaccgcggcggcggccgggtccCTCTGGGCTGCGCAATcgagaggattttttttttcttggcatGATCAGACGACGAGCACAGATACAGCCGCATGCATCGTTCTTGGATGTGAAACTTACCGGCGAGCAGGCCGCGGAAGAGCttgccgacggcggcggagagctCGGCGTAGCCGCCGTACGCCGTGAGGTCCACCTTCCGGCCGATCGGCACGCCGTCCATGTTGATCTTCACGAACAGGCCGCCCTTgcgcgcgccctcgccggcgccgcctcccttggcgccgccgccgccgtccagacGTTGAGCGGACGACGACTGGGGCGACTGCCTGGAGGACCCCAGGTTCCTCCTGAACGACCGCACCGGCGGCCACCCCACCACCGGAGCAGCAGCTGCTGGCCTGGCCCTGACGACGGATTTTAAGCGACCATTCAAATTTGACATTTTTTCAGAAAGGGGACAGAGAGATCAAAGCTCGGCGACGAGAATGAACGAACTGAGACACATCGGGTACCAACCTCGTCTTGGAAGCATCGTTGTTCCCTTTGCCAGCTTGGAGAGCAAAAGCAGCAGCGTCACCGGGCTCCTCGCCGGCGTCAAAACCTGAGGGCTTAGCGAAGTAGGCCGGGAGGCCAAGGCTGAGCTCGAGGCCGCTGTCCCCGGCCTCTCCGAGCCGGCCGCGCCACGCCATGGtcgccgccttcctcctcctcctagcTCAGCGCGCGCAGAGCACTTGCTCACGGTCACGAGTCACTCACGACACAAGCAGAGCACAGAGTTGTAGGGAGAGAGGCGAGCAGTGGACAGAGGGGAGCACATAAATGAGGACGGCGACCGGCGAGGAAAGGCTGCTCCCTACCTGGCAGGGCAGCGAGAACCGAGAAGAGGGAGAGCGGTGAACAGGAGAGGTGGAGGACAGGGCAGGCAGAGCAGAGCACAGGTGCTGCTCCGCGCGCAGCCCGAGGTGACCAAAAGGCGGCAAGGGTTTGCGAGCAAGGGACAAGGCTGCTCGAGTGCTTTCAGGCTCTGAGCATTCAAAGCTGCAGGTGAGCTCCTCTGATCTGTCTCTCCGATCACTGCTCGCAGCTCGGTCGCTGGCTGCCTGCGCGCTAGCTTGAACTGTAGAAGCTAGGTAGGCTAGGGAATAAGTGCAGGGCGAGATTCCgagggcggagcaggggcgagCAGACGCCGGGAAGGGAAAcgagagcagcagcggcaggagGAAGcaaagcagctagctagctatggCCGCCCCGCCAAGCAACGGCTGCCTACCAATTGAGCCAGGTGTGTGATGGTGTTGCGGTGCTCTCCTCGCCCTTATAAACCGGAGGAAAAGCGGGGCGAATCTGCGGCTTCAATAGTTCAATGGCGTCGCTTTATCCTTCCGTGCTCTTTCGCATtttttttttttcgcgaccgtgcctgagaacgtatttcattaagaagaagcaGTTTACAGACAATTCTTGATGCGATCAAACAACGCTTGACCGGCACAAGATCACAAAGGActaaaaacagagaaaaaacagaaaaaacacCGACAAACACCCAATAACCTAAACAAACAGACAGCAACAGAAGCAGGACGGgggagaacacctccaaccctaCAACCCTAAACGAGGCCGACCCAGCACCAACCAACAACTGAACCTGCAAAAGAAACTACATCGCCAAAGGTGCGAAGATCCGCAACATAAtcaaggtggcaaagcatccacccgacCAATCAAcaacggcggcaaagcatccgcccgaaGAGAACTGCAACCAACGAcgacggcggcaaagcatccgccagagcaGTACAGCGGCAAAGCAACCGCAAACCGACGACCAACACGACCTGGACGATGTAGAGGAACTAAACAAAGGCAGGCACAGAAGCGGATCCTCTCCGAGAAGGGCAACCGACCGCCACCGGCAAGAGCATCCAAGACAACGCCTCCAGCGAGGGAGCGACGCGAAgagcgccgtcgtcgtccgaccAACATGGTCTAGGTTTTCACCTGGTAAGCTCACCGAAGAGGAAGATATAGGGGAGAGAGTGACGCCTTCAACAAGGTAAGCGACGCCCTcgggcgtcgccgtcaccggccAGCAAACGGACCAAGGCTTTCGCCTTCACCCTAAACCCAACCCAAATCCGATGACAGCAGACGCCCCTCCCCAGCCACACGAGGCGGTGGCGACACGGCCAGGAGCCCCTGGCCACCCGAGGCCGCGGCAGCAGAGGAGGGAAGCCCTGTGCGAGCGGcgccgcggacggcggcggcggccacgaggcaacggcggcggcggcgcagccaagGCCCACGGCCacccgaggctgcggcggcggcccggcaccGGCCACCCACGACGTAGCGGCGGCGCAGCCACGGCCCCCAGGCCACCCGAGgcggcgttggcggcggcgcggccacgggcACCCGGCCacccgaggtggcggcggcgacacggGCCCCCGGCCACgaggcgacggtggcggcgaagCCACGAGCCCCTGgccacgaggcggcggcggcggtgtagcCACGGCCCCCGGCCGccagagggggcggcggcggcgcgggcgcgggcggatGACACGgatccggccccggcggcggtccagggcggcaccggcggcggcgaggccaccCGACGCACCGCAGGCGGCCGCGACGCCGAGGCACGGGCGCCGGCAGGAGGTGGGGGAGGGCACACCCCAGCCACGGACAGATCCGGCCCGGGGGGTCCCGGATCCGGCGAGGctgcggccggatccggccccggcggccggcggcgaggc contains:
- the LOC120705738 gene encoding auxin-responsive protein IAA2-like, translating into MAWRGRLGEAGDSGLELSLGLPAYFAKPSGFDAGEEPGDAAAFALQAGKGNNDASKTRARPAAAAPVVGWPPVRSFRRNLGSSRQSPQSSSAQRLDGGGGAKGGGAGEGARKGGLFVKINMDGVPIGRKVDLTAYGGYAELSAAVGKLFRGLLAAQRDPAAAAVGRRCGEGAEEAEEPVIGGEYTLVYEDEEGDRVLVGDVPWEMFVAAAKRLRVLRSSDLPASSLRAGGGRKRAAADC